A stretch of DNA from Calditrichota bacterium:
TCAGGATATTTTTCCTTTGTCATCATAATAATTCCCGGATCAGACATAATCCAGGCATCGGGCTGGCATTGCTCAAGCAGCTGCCCGATATATTTCATAAATGGCCCAACTTTGTGGTTATGCGGAAGTATATTTGCGGTTACATAAATTTTCTTGCCAAGCGAGTGGGCATACTTAACAGCTTCAACTACTATGTCACGTTTAAACCCATTTTCCCTTGCCCGTAAAGAAAACATTGGGATGCCCATATAAACTGCATCTGCGCCAAAAGCATATGCATACTTCATTTTTTCAAAATCGCCGGCCGGCATTAACAATTCTATATTTTTCATTTTAATTCTTTCAATATATTTTTCTATTCTAAAAGCTGGGCAAAATACAAAATTATCAGCCCGCTTTCCAAATAAAGCTGTTTTCCAAAATGGATTTCTTTTTAGTCTGTTTTTCTTTAACCTTCCATATATCAATTAAAATATTTAAAAATTGGATTATACAAATGCCTCAGAATTCAAATCATCTTAAACTGGCAGAAGAGATATTGTTTTATTTTAAAAAATTAGATTTTGTTGAAGCTGTTATTTTGGGCGGTTCGTTAACAGGCAAAATTATTGATCATCATTCGGATATTGATCTATATGTTTATTCAGATCAACGAGTACCACCGGAATTTCGAAAAGATGTTGTTCAGAACCTTGGGGCAAGCGAAGCAAATATTGGGCTTACCTTTTGGGATGATGGGGATGAATGGTTCCATAAAAAAAGCGGTATTGAAATTGATATGATTTACTGGGATAAAAAATGGATTGAAGATCAATTGGAAAATTTGCTCATAAAGCATAAAGCCTCGATCGGATACTCCACCTGTTTCTGGCATACAATCTTAAATTCCAAAATCCTATTCGACCGATCCGGCTGGTTTTCCCAATTACAATCAAAATCTAAAATCCCATTTCCTCAACATTTAAAAGAAGCAATCATTACAAAAAACTATCCCTTATTAAGAAATATAATCCCGTCCTATTATAACCAGATTAATAAGGCAATTGACCGCAATGACATTGTAAGTATCAATCACAGGATTGCGGCTTTTTTTGCCAGCTATTTTGATATTATTTTTGCATTAAACGAAATCCCGCATCCCGGAGAAAAAAAGATTCTTCCATTTGTACAAAACAATTGTTTAAAGATACCGCATTCAATGAGTGAAAATATTAGAGATATCCTTAACAATTCAGGAGATTTGTTGCCAAATCTAGACGAACTTATAAATAACCTAAACGCACTATTAAAACAGGAAGGGTTTAGTCCTGAAGAATTTAGCTGGAAAAATCTATAATCGTAATTAATCGACAACCAAGTGTCGAAATTTTAAACACCCTTTCAAATATTATTTTTAAATTTTCCTAGCAATAAATTATTAATTTTTACAAAAAAAGGGCCGTTTTGGTCATTTACTGGCCGAACTTTTTTTACTGCCTAAATTCCCATCACTTTTTTTATAACTAACCCAAAGCCTCTTTCTCCTTAAAATTTAATAACTTAGCTAACCTCTAAAATTTAGTGCCAATTTTTATCTAAAGAAAACTACCCTTTTTTTACCACCCTTCTTAAAATCACGGTTATTTTAAAAATATAAATTCCGATAACTAAAACTATAAGAGAAAAATAAATCAAGGACGAGAAAAATGACAAGGATGTCTTATTTTCTCATCATGGGTACACTTTTCATCAGCTGTACTATAAATGATCCAAGTCTACCCAAGTGGGACACATCATGGGAAGTTCACCTTAAAGGCGATGTGATAAAAATTTCCGAGCTGCTCGCTAACAATTCAACGATCAGTGGCAGCCTGGATGCAGCCTCGGGTGAAGAAACATATTTTGTTAATATCTCTGATACTTCTGAAGCTCAGCAAATAGCAAAGAGTGACTTGAGTGTAAAAACAGAAGACCAATCTTTTGCAAACCAGCTGGGCATTTTTGAAGTCTCACAACCAACGCCCAAAATTTCTCAGGGTAGCTCATTTTCTGATATATTCTCTGATTATAATCCACAAGTCGGAATACCTTTTCCCATTATTCAGCCACGATTGATAACACCCGACCCAAGAGAAACAACCTTTGATGAATTTCAACAATTAGAGATTGAATCGGCTACACTTAGCGTTGTTTTCCATAATAACCTTATTTTGGGTATTGAAAGTGGAATGCAAATCGTACTTCTCGATCTGCAGCGAATTAACGATCCTGATAGTGGCCTGATTGATACAATAAAATTTACTGCGCCAATTCCTCCTAAAACATCATTAGAAAGTAATACCATTGATTTGGCAGGAAAAAATATTTCAAATCAACTTCAATTATATTACCGGATTCCTTTATCCGGAACGGATAGCGTGATAACCTTGAGCGAGGATGATCTTAATAGCAACTTCTTTACGGAAGTTATTATGTCCCCGGTCCGTGTTAACCGCGCCCTGGCGAAAATTCCCGGGCAAAGTATCATCCGTATTAACACCGCCCCCGTTAATATGGATGATCATTCTATCCGTACTGCTGAAATTGATAATGGCAAAATAAATCTGTTTATTGAAAACAGCATGAATATTTCCAGTGATATTGAAATTGAGCTCCCAAATTTTACAGATAAAAATAGCACCGCTCTTGTGACAACAAAATTTGTAGCTGCACAATCTAGCGAAACAATACAGGTTGACCTGGCCGGGTATTTAATGCAAAACGAAATCCAGGATGGTTCTTACATTGAGAATATTGTTTATAACATTAACGCCCAGACACATGCCACTACTGACCATGTATGGCTTGGAGCTGAAGACCAGGTTTCCGTAACCATGCAAATGGACACACTCTATTTCAAATCATTAACCGGAAATATTTCACCCATGGAAATGGTGATAACACCTATTGAAAATAAAAATATTTTCCAGCTTGAAAATTTTGAAGGCTCATTTAAGCTACCCGATTTATCGCTCACTTTTAATTTTCACAATGAAATTGATTTTGATATTTCCATGGATATGACAGTAACCGGCTATCATCGTGATCCTGTTACAAACATAATTACAGATTCTGTTTCTTTAAAAATGAATGAAGAAATTGAACGTGGTGGACAATCCAATCAAAGCCGCTCAGTAGTTTTAGACAAATCGAGCAGCACACCGTCTATCGTTGATCTTATTGCAATTATGCCAAATGAGATCATCGTGACGGGCAGGGCAGTAATCGAGGGGGAAGGCTCTGTCCGGAACAGCGATAAGGTTTGGGTAGATTACACGATTGATTCTCCGTTTACCGTACAAATTGATGAGCCATTG
This window harbors:
- a CDS encoding DUF4037 domain-containing protein, which produces MPQNSNHLKLAEEILFYFKKLDFVEAVILGGSLTGKIIDHHSDIDLYVYSDQRVPPEFRKDVVQNLGASEANIGLTFWDDGDEWFHKKSGIEIDMIYWDKKWIEDQLENLLIKHKASIGYSTCFWHTILNSKILFDRSGWFSQLQSKSKIPFPQHLKEAIITKNYPLLRNIIPSYYNQINKAIDRNDIVSINHRIAAFFASYFDIIFALNEIPHPGEKKILPFVQNNCLKIPHSMSENIRDILNNSGDLLPNLDELINNLNALLKQEGFSPEEFSWKNL